The Methylomonas rhizoryzae genome includes the window AGGCTGTTCGGCGTCGGATCTGAATGGCAGCGGCGCTGGAGCGGCGGCGGGCTCGGGATCGCTCCAATCCAGTTTGCTATCGTCCGGAAGCTGATAACCCTGGAATTTTTCCGGCAAATTGGCGGCGTCGACCATGCCGTTAGGATAGATAATCGCTAAGCGTTCGATCAGGTTGGATAACTCCCGTACGTTACCCGGCCATTGATGTTGCATCAGCAAGGCGATTGCTTCCCGGCTCAAACGTACCGAGCCGCGCTTGTCGGCTTCCATGCGGGCAATCAAATCGCTCACCAGATAGGGGATGTCCTCCGGCCGCTCGCGTAACGCCGGAACTTCGATGGGAAATACGTTCAGACGGTAAAACAAGTCTTCCCGAAACCGCTTTTCGGCGATTTCTTGTTCCAGATGCCGGTGGGTGGCGGCGATGATGCGAACGTTGCAATGGATGGTTTTATTGCTGCCGACCCGTTCGAAAGTCCGTTCTTGCAGCACGCGTAGCAGTTTGACTTGCATGGGCATCGGCATGTCGCCGATTTCGTCCAAAAACAAAGTGCCGCCTTCGGCCAGTTCGAAGCGGCCCTGCCGGCTGGTCAATGCTCCGGTAAACGCGCCTTTTTCGTGGCCGAACAGTTCGCTTTCCAGCAGTTCGCCGGGTATGGCGCCGCAGTTGACCGGGACGAAGGGCTGATTTTTGCGTAACGAGGCTCGGTGCAATGCTTGGGCAATCACTTCTTTGCCGGTGCCGGATTCGCCTAAAATCAGCACTGTGGCATCGGACTTGGCGACTTGATCGATCAAGTCGCGGGTTTGTTGTATCGCGGGACTGCGTCCGACTAAGCCTTTGTGTGACGCTTTCGGACTGTCGGCTTCTCGGCGTAGCGGGAGAGTGTCGACGAATTCAATGAATTCGGAATATACCGTAGGCCAGGTCAAACTATGGGTGATCAGTTGCTGGATGGCGCTGCTGATCGGCGGCGTTTCCTTATCTTGCAGTAACACTACCGGTGTGCCGTGGCACTTCTCGTCGACATTGCGCAATAAGGCCGCCTGTTTGTCCGGCGTGCTGCCGACCATGATAGCGTCGAAGTCGTTGGGTTCCTCCAGTGAAGAAGGGAAATCGATGCTGGTGGTGACCGTAAGCGGGTATTCCAAAAATTGAAGAATCGTGCGAACTTGCTCAGTCCTGGAGGCGCTATCGTCGATTAACAAAAAGGATGGAAAATCCATACGGGTATTCACGGTTGAGACCGGTCGGAGTGCTGGGAACTTTTAAAGTTAAGCATCGAATCGTAAGCTTGTCAAAATGCAATCTATTTCAATATTTTGGAGAATAAATCTTAACGCCTGTGTTAGGAATTGTGCAGATAGACGCTCGATTAAGCCAGCCTTATCGACTTGACAAATAGCGGTCTACGTAGAAACATAACCTCATGTTTTGTAATCTTGAGCGCTCTCTTTGAACGACATTCCCTTAAGTGTGCTGTTTGGCATACTCGCTGTTTTATTGCTTCTTTCCGCATTCTTTTCCGGCTCCGAAACCGCTCTGATGACGTTGAACCGTTACCGGTTGCAGCATCTCGTGAAAAAAAAACACCGGGGAGCCATTAAGGCTCACGATTTGCTCAAACGCCCGGACCGTTTAATCGGGCTGATATTGTTGGGGAACAATTTCGTCAACATTGCGGCCTCTTCGATAGGCACGTTGATTGCCATCCGCATAGGCGGAGAAGAGATGATTGCTCCGGCGGCAGTCGTTCTGACGATCGTGGTATTGATCTTCTCCGAGGCGACCCCTAAAACTCTGGCCGCACTCAAGCCCGACTGTTTGGCTTTTGTTTCCGCTTGGATTTACGTGCCGCTGCTCAAGTTGTTTTATCCGGTCGTTTGGGTGGTAAACGTAGTATCCAATTTGCTACTGCGCATGGTCGGCATGAATCCGAACAAGGTCAAGAAAGACTTATTGGATAAAGACGAACTCAAATCCATCGTGTCGGATACCGGTCACTTGTTGCCGGC containing:
- a CDS encoding sigma-54 dependent transcriptional regulator yields the protein MDFPSFLLIDDSASRTEQVRTILQFLEYPLTVTTSIDFPSSLEEPNDFDAIMVGSTPDKQAALLRNVDEKCHGTPVVLLQDKETPPISSAIQQLITHSLTWPTVYSEFIEFVDTLPLRREADSPKASHKGLVGRSPAIQQTRDLIDQVAKSDATVLILGESGTGKEVIAQALHRASLRKNQPFVPVNCGAIPGELLESELFGHEKGAFTGALTSRQGRFELAEGGTLFLDEIGDMPMPMQVKLLRVLQERTFERVGSNKTIHCNVRIIAATHRHLEQEIAEKRFREDLFYRLNVFPIEVPALRERPEDIPYLVSDLIARMEADKRGSVRLSREAIALLMQHQWPGNVRELSNLIERLAIIYPNGMVDAANLPEKFQGYQLPDDSKLDWSDPEPAAAPAPLPFRSDAEQPMLAFAPGGTIQLPEQGIDLKEYLNELENELIRQALEECNGVVAHAAKLLNMRRTTLVEKLRKTDSQ